In Dasypus novemcinctus isolate mDasNov1 chromosome 10, mDasNov1.1.hap2, whole genome shotgun sequence, one DNA window encodes the following:
- the SMTNL1 gene encoding smoothelin-like protein 1 — MEQKEGKPSEDGNAASPTPGPPGTPRGGDSAEEAKGTAGKIITEGLPDGKGKQEQIPAEDGLSDEFQGKANGLDEANVASKEGAGGEGEAKAELKKEAGGKEETTVNSQEESDKKTKSESKEAGGKEETMLASDEQKVDEKQAEPGSPEKADVNDEAPAAPKQAAGEEKAGVEEAKPDSQSALARDEAKAEPKEADGEEEAECDAKAEVEAGGANGEQGVVERETEEGAGVIPSSPEEWPESPTEEGHSLSPDEVGPDTAASGETSPSVSESSPSDAPQSPTEPPSSGEKKKEKALERRVAAPTRPRGPRAQNRKAIMDKFGGAASGPTALFRNPKAAGAAVGGVKNMLLEWCRAMTRNYEHVDIQNFSSSWGSGMAFCALIHKFFPDAFDYAELDPKQRRHNFTLAFSTAEKMADCAQLLEVDDMVRLAVPDSKCVYTYIQELYRSLVQKGLVKTKKK, encoded by the exons ATGGAGCAGAAGGAAGGGAAGCCTTCCGAGGATGGAAATGCTGCCTCCCCAACCCCAGGGCCCCCTGGGACGCCCAGAGGTGGAGACTCTGCAGAGGAGGCCAAGGGCACAGCTGGGAAGATCATCACAGAGGGGCTTCCAGATGGGAAGGGGAAGCAGGAGCAAATACCAGCGGAAGATGGCCTTTCAGATGAATTCCAGGGCAAAGCAAATGGGTTAGATGAGGCCAATGTGGCATCCAAAGAGGGGGCTGGTGGGGAAGGTGAGGCCAAGGCTGAACTTAAAAAGGAGGCTGGTGGGAAGGAAGAGACCACAGTGAACTCTCAGGAGGAGTCTGACAAGAAGACCAAATCTGAATCCAAAGAAGCTGGGGGGAAAGAGGAGACCATGTTGGCCTCTGATGAGCAGAAGGTTGACGAGAAACAGGCTGAGCCCGGGTCTCCGGAGAAAGCCGATGTGAATGACGAGGCCCCGGCTGCACCAAAGCAGGCTGCTGGGGAGGAGAAGGCTGGTGTGGAAGAGGCCAAGCCTGACTCTCAGAGCGCCCTTGCCAGAGATGAGGCTAAAGCTGAACCTAAGGAGGCTGATGGGGAAGAAGAGGCTGAATGTGACGCAAAGGCGGAGGTG GAGGCAGGCGGTGCCAATGGAGAACAGGGAGTTgtggagagagaaacagaggaaggggcAGGGGTGATTCCCAGCTCCCCCGAGGAGTGGCCGGAGAGCCCCACGGAGGAGGGCCACAGCCTCAGTCCAG ATGAGGTTGGTCCAGACACAGCAGCTTCTGGAGAGACCAGTCCTTCCGTCAG TGAGTCTTCCCCCAGCGACGCGCCCCAGAGCCCCACGGAGCCCCCTTCCTCAggggagaagaagaaggagaaggctCTAGAGCGGAGAGTGGCTGCTCCCACCCGGCCGCGGGGACCCCGTGCACAGAACCGCAAGGCCATCATGGACAAGTTTGGCGG GGCAGCCTCGGGTCCCACGGCCCTGTTCCGGAACCCTAAGGCTGCCGGCGCCGCCGTTGGCGGTGTCAAGAACATGCTCTTGGAGTGGTGCCGCGCCATGACCAGAAACTACGAG CACGTGGACATCCAGAACTTCTCCTCAAGCTGGGGCAGCGGCATGGCCTTCTGTGCCCTCATCCACAAGTTCTTCCCGGATGCCTTCGACTACGCCGAGCTGGACCCCAAGCAGCGCCGGCACAACTTCACCTTGGCCTTCTCCACAGCAGA GAAAATGGCCGACTGTGCCCAGCTACTGGAGGTGGATGACATGGTGCGCCTGGCAGTCCCTGACTCCAAGTGCGTCTACACCTACATCCAGGAGCTGTACCGCAGCCTCGTGCAGAAGGGACTGgtgaagacaaagaagaaatga